GACGGTGACCGTCGGCCCCGACGGCGAGTACGTCTACGATCCCGCCGTCGTCCGCGTCTCGCCGGGGACGACGGTCACCTTCGAGTGGGCGTCGCCGACCCACAACGTCCTCGTCGAGTCGGCACCGACCGACTGGAGCGGTCACGAGCCCATCGAGAACGACGGGTTCAGTTTCCAGCACACCTTCGAGAGCGAGGGAGTCTACGAGTACTACTGCCAGCCGCATCTCGCGCTGGGCATGAAAGGCGTCGTGGAGGTGGTCTGAGATGTTCGGACTCGGAACGTTCAGCTACGACGACGAGGGGTATCGGAACTGCTCGGTGACCGGGTTGCGGATCCACCGGTCCGCCGAGGACATGGTGAAACTGTTCGGCCTGACGGCCATCGTCGCGCTGTTGATCGGCGGGGTCTTCGCCATCTTCGTCGCCTTGACCCGGTGGGAACTCGTCGGCCTGCTGGCGCCCGCGGACTTCTACACCTTCCTCTCCATCCACGCGTGGAACCTGCTGATCTTCTGGATGATCTTCATGGAAATCGCCGTCCTCTACGTGGGCGGGCCGTACATCCTCGGCCGGCGGCTGTCGCTCCCGCGGGTGGCGAAGGCGGGGTACGTGCTGATGCTCGGCGGTGCGGTGCTGATCAACGTCGCCATCTGGCTGACGAAACAGCCGAATCAGGCGCCGCTTCTGACCTCCTACGCCCCCCTCCCCTCCTCGCCGTGGTTCTACCTCGGCGTGGTCGCCTTCCTGACCGGGGCCCTGGTGGCCGCGCTGCCCTTCCTCGCCACCATCTGGCACGAGAAGCGGGCGAACCCGGACGGCACCCTGCCGCTCGTCGCCTTCGGCGCCTTCATCACCTCCATCGTCGCCGCGGAGGCCATCGTCGGCGGCCTCATCACCTACGTCCCGACGCTCCTCTGGCGGGTCGGCGTCCTCGCCCACATCGACGCCGCGTGGTACCGACAGATGTACTGGATCGTCGGCCACGGCAGCCAGCAGATCAACCTGCTGGCGATGATCTCGGTGTGGTACTTCATGACCCACGTCGTCGGCGGCGCCGAAGTCGCGAGCGAGAAGGTGTCCCGGTCGGCCTTTGTCCTCTATCTCTTCTTCATCAACATGGGCGCGGCCCACCACCTGATGTCCGATCCCGGCGTCTCCGCCGCGTGGCGGGTCTGGAACACCTCCTACGCCGCCTACGGCGCCGTCATCGCAAGCATGATCCACGCCTTCGCCATCCCGGCCGGACTCGAAGTCGGCCGGCGGAAGCGCGGCGAGGGCGGCGGCACCTTCGGGTGGCTCTGGTCGGCGCCGTGGAAGGACCCCGGCTTCTCGGCGACGATTCTGTCGATCATCCTCTTTGGCTTCCTCGGCGGCATCACCGGTGTCATGATGGGGCAGATGCAGCTCAACATGACGTGGCACAACACGCTGGCGACCGTCGGCCACTTCCACGCCACCGTCGCCACCGGCACCACGCTGGCGTTCATGGGGCTCGGCTACTACGTCCTCCGCCTGGTGTTCGGCCGCGAGTGGATCGCGCGCCCGGTCGCGACGATCCAGCCCTACCTCTACGGCGGCGCCATGGGCATCACGTCGCTGATGATGATGTATCTCGGCATCCTCTACGGCATCCCGCGCCGGCATCCATCCGTGATGGACATCCCGGGCACCGAGTTCAGCTTCGCGGCCGCCCGGCCGCTGTTCGTCATCTTCGGCGTGATGGCCCTCGTCTCGATCCTCGGGGGCGCGCTGTTCGTCGTCGTCGCCGTCGGCTCCCTGCTCGGCGGCGACCGGTACGAGGGGTCGCTCCCGGTCGAACGGCCCACGGCCGTCGCGGACGGCGGGGACCACGACGACACCGCTCACCACCTCCTGAGCATGCGCGGCACCTTCATCCTCACCTCCATCTTCCTCGGGGTGTTCGTCGTGATGTGGGCGCTCAACTGGTACCTGCTCAGCCAGCTCTGGCAGGTCGGGTGACCGCGCGTGCTCCGCGAACTCCTGTCGCTGACGAAACCCCGGATCGCCGCGCTCCTGTGTTTGACGGGCACGGGCGCGACGTTCGCGGCGGGCGGACTCCCACTCCTCGACCTCGCCGCGTTCGTCCTCGCGGGACTGGGAATGGCCGGCGGCGCCGCGGCCTGTAACTGCTACTACGACCGCGACATCGACCCCGTGATGGGCCGGACGGCCGACCGGCCGCTGGCTCGGGGTGCGCTCGCGCCACGAACGGCGCTCGCGTTCGGCGTCTCGCTGCTCGCCGCCGCGACGGCCGTCGGCCTCGCGGCGCTCCCGACCGTCTCGGTGGCGTACATGTGGCTCGGCGTCGCCGCGTACGTCGGCCTCTACACCGTCCTGTTGAAGCGGCGCCACTGGCTCGGCGTCGTCCTCGGTGGCTCCGCGGGGTCGTTCCCCGTTCTCGCCGGGTGGACCGCCGTCCGACCGCTCGCGGCCCCCGCCGTCGTCATGGCGGCGCTCGTGTTCGTCTGGACGCCCGCCCACGCGTGGGCGCTGGCTGTCGTCTACCGCGACGAATTCGCCGCGGCGGGCGTGGCGACGCTCCCCGCGGTCACGACGCTCGAACGCACCCGCCGGGCCGTCTGGGCGTCCGCCGTCGGCACCGTCGCCGTCGCCCTCCTGCTCCTTCCGGACGCGGGCGCCGCCTACGCCGGGAGCCTCGTCGTCGGCGCGCCGCTCTTTCTCCTCGCCTACCGACCCGTCCATCGCGTCGGCGGCGAACCGCAGGCGGTCCGCGCCTTCTTCACCTCGAACGCCTTCCTCGCCGTCGCGTTCGTCGCGTGGGGCGTCGACGGCGTGGTGACCGGGCACGCGCTGCTCACCGGAACCGTCGCCGCCGTGGCGACGGCCACCGCGTTCGTCGGGTGCTGGACCGCCCGGCCCAGCCTCCGGAGCGTCCGCGCCGCACCCCCACCGCTCTGGGTGAGTCGGGCGGCCCGGGCCTGCGACCGACTCCGGCTTCGGGTGACCGGCTAACCACCCGAACACGTTCGTCACAACGCCCCTCCGGGTCCGGTTCGTACGGACGGCCGATGAACGAGGACACCGTTCAGTCGCCGGGAGCGTGGGTGGCCGGCAGTCTGCGCGACGCCTGGCGGACGATGCGGTCCGTCTACTACGCCAACTCGCTGAGTTGGCGGTTCCTCAAGAGCGGCGCGCTGGTCTTTCTCGGCTTCTTCCTGTGGTCCGCGTCGAACCTCT
This window of the Haloplanus rubicundus genome carries:
- a CDS encoding cytochrome c oxidase subunit I, with translation MFGLGTFSYDDEGYRNCSVTGLRIHRSAEDMVKLFGLTAIVALLIGGVFAIFVALTRWELVGLLAPADFYTFLSIHAWNLLIFWMIFMEIAVLYVGGPYILGRRLSLPRVAKAGYVLMLGGAVLINVAIWLTKQPNQAPLLTSYAPLPSSPWFYLGVVAFLTGALVAALPFLATIWHEKRANPDGTLPLVAFGAFITSIVAAEAIVGGLITYVPTLLWRVGVLAHIDAAWYRQMYWIVGHGSQQINLLAMISVWYFMTHVVGGAEVASEKVSRSAFVLYLFFINMGAAHHLMSDPGVSAAWRVWNTSYAAYGAVIASMIHAFAIPAGLEVGRRKRGEGGGTFGWLWSAPWKDPGFSATILSIILFGFLGGITGVMMGQMQLNMTWHNTLATVGHFHATVATGTTLAFMGLGYYVLRLVFGREWIARPVATIQPYLYGGAMGITSLMMMYLGILYGIPRRHPSVMDIPGTEFSFAAARPLFVIFGVMALVSILGGALFVVVAVGSLLGGDRYEGSLPVERPTAVADGGDHDDTAHHLLSMRGTFILTSIFLGVFVVMWALNWYLLSQLWQVG
- a CDS encoding protoheme IX farnesyltransferase — encoded protein: MLRELLSLTKPRIAALLCLTGTGATFAAGGLPLLDLAAFVLAGLGMAGGAAACNCYYDRDIDPVMGRTADRPLARGALAPRTALAFGVSLLAAATAVGLAALPTVSVAYMWLGVAAYVGLYTVLLKRRHWLGVVLGGSAGSFPVLAGWTAVRPLAAPAVVMAALVFVWTPAHAWALAVVYRDEFAAAGVATLPAVTTLERTRRAVWASAVGTVAVALLLLPDAGAAYAGSLVVGAPLFLLAYRPVHRVGGEPQAVRAFFTSNAFLAVAFVAWGVDGVVTGHALLTGTVAAVATATAFVGCWTARPSLRSVRAAPPPLWVSRAARACDRLRLRVTG